The sequence below is a genomic window from Sardina pilchardus chromosome 9, fSarPil1.1, whole genome shotgun sequence.
atatgcctCTGGtttcattgaattcaacatgaattttagaaccttgaattgttgcggaatggaatcttgtgtttgGATGTTCAAAAACCCACATCTTTAAAGGTTAAGGATATTGATTTTGCTGTAGCTGAAGTCTTGAATGCCATCAATAATATGACCTTACATTTTGCACACATTTCACCAGTAATTAGATCAACGCTTTCAATATAATCCAATCAAGTCATATTTTTGCTTTTGCTAACTTGATTCAATCAAAGCAATAAGATGACTTAACTCAGTTATGTTGTGTGCATTCATCATTTGCAACAGTGCggtaactacagtatatagtcaattgtgtgtctatatgtatttctgtttttgtgtttgtatatacCCCGTATGTGATATGTTGTGTGTGCCTCCTTTCCCTATTTTGGATATGCATATGTTttatgtgttgtgatgtgttgtgatgtgttgtacttgactgtgctgtgtgcaggaggaggatgagaagtgGGTGCAGGACTACTGCATGCAGGTGGGCAGCGCCTACGTCATCGTCTACTCCATCACGGACCGCAGCAGCTTCGAGAGCGCCTCGGAGCTCCGCATCCAGCTGCGGCGCATTCGCCAGGCGGAGAACATACCCATCATCCTCGTGGGCAACAAAAGCGACCTGGTGCGCTGCCGAGAGGTGGCTGTGGAAGGTAAgggaagatggagaggaagtGCAGGGTGGGAGCGAAGATCTTAAAGGAATCGCAACATGTGAACTTTCAGTTCATTCAGTTGAGTTCAAATTGAGTTCATGTGGAATTCAAATAAGACGTTGAAATGTACAAAGTTACAAAGACATACAAttttacaaaaatgttttgtcCTCATGGTGTGCTtatactgtttgtgtgtatgtgtgcatttgtgtgtgtgtgtgtgtgtgtgtttctgtgtgtgtgcacacacacatttccctcctCCACACAGAGGGCCGGGCCTGTGCCGTGGTGTTCGACTGCAAGTTCATAGAGACATCGGCCTCGCTGCACCACAACGTGGACGAGCTCTTAGAGGGCATCGTGCGGCAGATCCGCCTGCGCCGCGACAGCAAAGAGACCAACGAGCGCCGGCGCTCCGTCTACCGCCGCAAGGAGAGCATCACCAAGAAGGCGCGGCGCTTCCTCGACCGGCTAGTGGCCAAGAACAACAAGAAAATGGCCCTCAAGGTCCGCTCCAAGTCCTGCCATGACCTCGCTGTGCTGTGAACTGTCCTCGCTCtcccacacaccagcacactctctccaccatcatatatactgtatacacacacacacacacacacacacacacacacacacacacacacacacacacacacacacacacacagcgcacacacaagtCATAGTTACAGCAGGTGTGGTATAGGTAGAGGACTGTAAGAAAGTAGAGATACTCGTCTAACATTCCCCATAAAAATCTTCAGTCCAATCCATGGGCCGGTTCACTTGCTGTGTAGTGAAGTACTAgcaatgatttttttgttttgttttgtttgggccAGTGGATTTCAATTTTGTGCTCTGAAATCTCTCAACTCTCTTTTTgtttcagtgtttgtttgttgtctatTTGTAGTATTTCATTTGTGTCTGTTGCTGGTTTATTTATTGAGCTTTTTTGAACAATGTGGGTTGGAATATGTGCCCTGCAATGCAAATGAATGAGCCGTGTAAGATGTTTTTATGCTGAATTCAACTAAATCAATTGAGAAAAGAGAAATAGGAGTAATCTGGGAATATTTCCCGAAATCTCACAGTTGCTATATCACATTCTAAAAGGCATACTTTTGTTGTTTATTCCATGGACACTTTATCAAAAAATCTGCCTTATATCTTATTAGAATAACAGTAGGTATGTACTTTACATTTACTGTTTAGACATAACATTGAAAGTCCATTTGGCTCAGATGTGAAatggttttcattttttttttttaccaaagaAAGTGCTTTGCATTGATTGTTCGATATGACTTGATGTGTGTGAAGAGCAAAGACCTAAGATTTACTTCCGCAAAGGATACTGATGTTGGTCCTCCTGATGATGTCTTGGTCTGCACTGGGAAGAATGACTTTGTTGATGGCAAAAGAAAGGGATGCACGGTTCATGAACAAAACTGAAATTGTAAATATCTGCACAAGGACTGTTCAGAGGCTTGACTTTGCTTCAGGAATTGTCTAAGTTGCATTAGACTATGCATTCTTCACCAGCATATTTCTCAATGCCCTGTAGCAAAACTGCTATGTCAGAATTCTCCATGGTCCCCATCCATTGCATGCCCTGTTGTGGACTCTGGAGGTAACATGCTTTGACTTTGTGGCTCCACAGCAAAGGCAATTAAGAGGTAAACTGCTAAGATTTCTCTGCTGTTGAAGCTTTCAGTCTCCTTGACTGAATGATGTACTGGTTATAACTTTTGTACAGAATGAATGTTCCAGTTTTGTAAATATGTTCTGTCTAGCATTTTTACAATTAAATAAAAGACTAGTTTACGCATATTTGTAACTTCTCCCCTGCTGCACACCAAACTGCATTTGAATACATTGTATATTTTGATTTGTTGGTGTATTCGGCAGAAACGTTTGAAAATAGTGACCTACACTGAAACTATGTTTTACCAGCACGCATTTTGCtccatttttaatgaatattgaatTGCAATTGGAGATGGTTCGTGTTAAGCTCTGTATTTAGCCCTGATGTTACGTGACAGACTACGGTGTTGGTATTGTTGGTTGTCAATTACGCATTGAATGAACATCATTAGTTGTCAGCAGTAAATTATATTTCGCCTGATCTTCAAGGAGCCTGTTCAACACAAGtcctttgggggggggggggaaacatgAAAATTCATGAGCTTTGTCTTTACTGAGAAGACATGTTTTGTCATGGCGATAATCTGTTACATGATGGCAATACTCTACTTTCAGGTGTTTCGTGAGGAGGCCTTGGATTTGTTCTTCTCATTTATATGCTAATTGTAATTGTAGATGGCCGCTTATAAAGCTAGTTGTCATGGCAGATCAGATAATGCTTTGTTGTTCTCAAATGGGGCTGAGGCAGTTCAAAGTGGCACACACCATGATTGAAACTGTAGTGTTTTGTAAGGCCATCCACCAACAGAACAATGAAATGGTTCCTCCTGGCCAGACTCTGGGCAGAGCAACCGGGTTGTACAATTCATTTTGTCCAAGATAGCACTCTGAAGTTTGTAATTCCATCAACCTAATTAGAGATATATCTCTTTTGTGTAGTAGACGTTTGGGGCATCGGTCCAATCTCTGCTCCTATCCCAAGTGTATGGTTTCAGCCAGTGAGGGTTTCAGATTATCACTTCAATACTTGATTCCACTATAATGTTGAACATTACTTGGTCTTGGTTTAAAATATCTTTCACAGGTATAATTCCAGCAGGTAGAAAAAGAGTTGATGCTGATATTGATGGATCCtttatgttctgctgatgctgatgcagtCTGATCTAGTTAGTAACATTTGCTTTGTCTCAGGCCCTTTAGTATGTCTAACTGCGTTTTCACTACAGCTTCCCTGGGTTTAGTCAGGAAAAAATTCTCTCCTAGCTTGGCGGAGACTcagtttttattttatcatttacAGTAGGTCTGGTAACACATCATTTGAATTTGGTAATGGGGCGTGCTCCATCCTAGCCAGGAAGCCGGCCCAAATTTAACCAGCCCATAAAATGATTGAGGATGTCAGATGCCTTAATCGCTGTTTTCTGTTCGTCTTTTAAAGTTATTCGCCTATTGTCATAGACACAATAGGCGAATCTAAACATCTTGCTTCTCCAAAGTCAAGTCCGATCAGGTGATGCAGATGACTACTTCACTGTTGCTACTTGCTGATCTTGTCCATCATGGTTAAAGCCCGCTCAAACGATTGGATTGATCCCAAAACATCTTAACTGGGCATAGACTTCTCAGACTACTTCAGACTGATTTTCTCGTCCTTGAATATATGGCTGGCCTCTGTAATTCTCTCAGTAGGCACTGAGTCTCACAACAAACACTGCAGTGTTTGTAGCATTAAGCAGTAGAAATGTGACCAATATTATTTGTAAATATCTTTGTACAGAGTGTGTTCCCACAATTACTTTGGGACTTAACAGAACAAATCATTATCCATGTAATGATTATTACTCACTTTCTCCCTTAAACCAGTCAAAGGGATCAAAAGGCAATGCCATGCTGCTGCCTTTTTATAACAGCGAACAAGGTTTTAATCGTCATGTGGGACTATTTACATTGCCCGTGTCAATGTGAgagtccacatgtgtgtgtgtctatgtgtgtgtaaggcaggGATACACACAGTGATATTAGGCCTATGAGTAttagcatttgtgtttgtgtgagtttgcatttcagctgggtgtgtgtgtgtgcttacataactgaattgaactgtgtgtgtatgtgtgtgtgagagcgagagaaagagagagatgtggggagtatgcctgtgtgtcaaagtgtgtgcatgcgtgtgtgtgtgtttttgtgtttcagCTTACATGTGTTGAGACAGCCACTGTTCGGCACCAGGGGCTACAGGCAGGGGGCCAGGCCCTCCCTGACAAGCCCGGGTCAGCTCTTTCCACTCTGCCTGTCACTGCAGCGGCTGGGGGGAGGGGACAGCCTGCTGGCTCAGACTGCATTGATTTGGTCTGGGTAATGGAAAGAATGCATcgctccacacacgcacgcacacacacacacacacacacacacacacacacacacacacacacacacacacacacacacacactcacacacacaacctctccccCGACTGATACAACAGCTACATGCCGCATACATGCGACAAATACAAGCGCACATGTATCACCGCACATCTCTCAAACAGAcagactggcacacacacacagacacagacacacacacacaaacacacacacagacacacatttagcAAAATACATTTAATTCATCTCACCTTGACTGTGATGTGTCCTCAGTGAAATAGCCATCACATTTGTCAGTTCTGTCTTTGTTGTCACACTTGGTGTTTTATCAATGCTGTGATGGACA
It includes:
- the rem1 gene encoding GTP-binding protein REM 1 — protein: MTLNTQREGKETLRRRASTPIPSSHQSGLRNRDPPSDPHHPPLGQSASYHPGDKSILSRANWSSESDESDSSDAECLYRVVLLGDHGVGKSCLANIFAGIQEKDAHNHIGEDTYERTLTVDGEETTLIVMDTWETEKQEEDEKWVQDYCMQVGSAYVIVYSITDRSSFESASELRIQLRRIRQAENIPIILVGNKSDLVRCREVAVEEGRACAVVFDCKFIETSASLHHNVDELLEGIVRQIRLRRDSKETNERRRSVYRRKESITKKARRFLDRLVAKNNKKMALKVRSKSCHDLAVL